One window of Cellulomonas shaoxiangyii genomic DNA carries:
- a CDS encoding IucA/IucC family protein → MTSTALAPAPTVARSPHPAEHLTPEHLEAAQRHLVAKALAEFAHERLLAPSLDRSLPARQGQERPYVVTLDAPGGVRAVYRFRARRLALEHWAVDRATLTRERDGRPAPLDVLDLVLELQPLLRIPDDLLALYLEELSSTLASAAYRRARGGPSSAELLHAGLADVEQAMTEGHPSFVANNGRIGYGVGEHDAYAPEAGRSVRLVWLAARRAVSHVATGAGLTEDALYRHELDPATRDRFAARLRDLGLDPADYRYLPVHPWQWEHRVAVTFAPDVARRDLVLLGESDDTYRAQQSVRTFLNADRPDRHYVKTAVAIQNMGFLRGLSPAYMRATPAINDWVADLVDTDPELAACGVRVLRERASIGYTGDVYHRTPRPNAHRKMLAALWREQPHTLLAPGQRATTMAALLHRDAAGDAFATAAVRASGLDPADWLRAYLRVYLRPLVHCLRAHDLAFMPHGENVILVWADHVPVGAFLKDIGEEVAVLSDRPLPPEVERIRAVVDDDEKALAVFTDVFDGVLRHLAAVLVTDGVLTEGVFWGVVAETIDAHAADHPDLPSGVDLRAARFAHSCLNRLQLRNTLQMVDLADQSSSLIYAGTLANPVARGAVAGGGSPVGVAPAGVGRPGDGRPGDDRAGDAGTGDRAGRAARGATGETA, encoded by the coding sequence ATGACGTCGACCGCCCTGGCCCCCGCGCCCACCGTCGCCCGCTCGCCGCACCCCGCCGAGCACCTCACGCCCGAGCACCTGGAGGCCGCGCAGCGCCACCTCGTCGCGAAGGCGCTCGCCGAGTTCGCGCACGAGCGGCTGCTCGCACCGTCGCTCGACCGGTCGCTGCCCGCCCGGCAGGGCCAGGAGCGCCCGTACGTCGTGACGCTCGACGCCCCCGGCGGCGTCCGCGCCGTCTACCGCTTCCGGGCGCGGCGGCTGGCGCTCGAGCACTGGGCCGTCGACCGCGCGACGCTCACCCGCGAGCGCGACGGCCGCCCGGCGCCGCTCGACGTGCTGGACCTCGTGCTCGAGCTGCAGCCGCTGCTGCGCATCCCGGACGACCTGCTCGCGCTGTACCTCGAGGAGCTGTCCTCGACGCTCGCGAGCGCGGCGTACCGGCGCGCGCGCGGCGGGCCGAGCAGCGCCGAGCTGCTGCACGCCGGCCTCGCCGACGTCGAGCAGGCGATGACGGAGGGGCACCCGTCGTTCGTGGCGAACAACGGCCGCATCGGCTACGGCGTCGGCGAGCACGACGCCTACGCGCCGGAGGCCGGGCGGTCCGTCCGCCTCGTGTGGCTCGCCGCGCGCCGCGCCGTCAGCCACGTCGCCACGGGCGCGGGGCTCACCGAGGACGCGCTGTACCGGCACGAGCTCGACCCGGCGACGCGCGACCGCTTCGCGGCCCGGCTGCGCGACCTCGGCCTCGACCCCGCCGACTACCGGTACCTGCCCGTGCACCCGTGGCAGTGGGAGCACCGCGTCGCGGTGACGTTCGCGCCCGACGTCGCCCGCCGCGACCTCGTCCTGCTCGGCGAGTCGGACGACACCTACCGAGCGCAGCAGTCCGTGCGCACGTTCCTCAACGCCGACCGCCCCGACCGGCACTACGTCAAGACGGCCGTCGCGATCCAGAACATGGGCTTCCTGCGCGGCCTGTCGCCCGCGTACATGCGCGCCACCCCGGCGATCAACGACTGGGTGGCGGACCTCGTCGACACCGACCCCGAGCTCGCCGCGTGCGGCGTGCGGGTGCTGCGCGAGCGCGCGTCGATCGGGTACACGGGCGACGTCTACCACCGCACGCCCCGCCCGAACGCGCACCGCAAGATGCTCGCCGCGCTGTGGCGCGAGCAGCCGCACACGCTGCTGGCGCCCGGGCAGCGGGCGACGACGATGGCGGCCCTGCTGCACCGCGACGCCGCCGGCGACGCGTTCGCCACCGCGGCGGTCCGCGCGTCGGGCCTCGACCCGGCCGACTGGCTGCGCGCGTACCTGCGCGTCTACCTGCGCCCGCTGGTGCACTGCCTGCGCGCGCACGACCTCGCGTTCATGCCGCACGGCGAGAACGTCATCCTCGTGTGGGCCGACCACGTGCCCGTCGGCGCGTTCCTCAAGGACATCGGCGAGGAGGTCGCCGTCCTGTCCGACCGTCCCCTGCCGCCGGAGGTGGAGCGCATCCGGGCCGTCGTCGACGACGACGAGAAGGCGCTGGCCGTGTTCACCGACGTGTTCGACGGCGTGCTGCGGCACCTCGCGGCCGTGCTCGTGACCGACGGCGTGCTCACCGAGGGCGTGTTCTGGGGCGTCGTCGCGGAGACGATCGACGCGCACGCGGCCGACCACCCGGACCTGCCGTCGGGCGTCGACCTGCGCGCCGCCCGGTTCGCGCACTCCTGCCTCAACCGGCTGCAGCTGCGCAACACGCTGCAGATGGTCGACCTGGCGGACCAGTCGTCGTCGCTCATCTACGCGGGGACGCTCGCGAACCCGGTGGCCCGCGGGGCGGTCGCCGGGGGTGGCAGCCCGGTCGGTGTCGCCCCTGCGGGCGTCGGCCGACCGGGTGACGGCCGGCCGGGCGACGACCGGGCGGGCGACGCCGGAACGGGCGACCGGGCCGGCCGGGCCGCCCGCGGCGCGACGGGCGAGACTGCCTGA